In Leptolyngbya ohadii IS1, a genomic segment contains:
- a CDS encoding MIP/aquaporin family protein, whose protein sequence is MRLRSVLPIRQSLLKAQVSPAVIAELLGTFILVFAGTGAIMVDRLSNGAVTHLGISCVFGAVVIALIYTLGHISAAHFNPAVTLAFWASGFFPRQQVVSYILAQCLGAVAASLLLFISFGQVANLGATLPLHDNWLQSFVLETVLTFILMLVILGSGLDRRAPIGFAGVAIGLTVGMEAAMMGPITGASMNPARSFAPALVSGIWQHHWLYWVAPILGAQLAVIVYRHLSNNFRDFQ, encoded by the coding sequence ATGAGACTTCGTTCCGTCCTGCCCATTCGTCAATCGCTACTCAAAGCGCAAGTATCCCCTGCTGTCATTGCAGAACTGCTGGGCACATTCATCCTGGTCTTTGCTGGAACCGGAGCTATTATGGTCGATCGCCTCAGCAACGGGGCAGTCACCCACCTGGGGATTAGCTGTGTGTTTGGGGCTGTGGTCATCGCACTGATTTACACCCTCGGTCACATCAGCGCCGCCCACTTTAACCCGGCAGTGACGCTGGCATTCTGGGCAAGCGGATTCTTCCCCCGTCAGCAGGTGGTGTCCTACATCCTGGCGCAATGCTTGGGTGCAGTTGCCGCTTCCCTGCTGCTGTTCATCAGCTTTGGACAGGTGGCGAATTTGGGCGCAACCCTGCCCCTGCACGACAACTGGCTTCAGTCTTTTGTGCTGGAAACCGTGCTGACCTTCATTCTGATGCTGGTGATTCTAGGGTCAGGACTTGATCGCCGTGCGCCCATCGGGTTTGCAGGGGTCGCGATCGGACTCACGGTAGGGATGGAAGCCGCGATGATGGGACCGATTACGGGAGCCAGCATGAATCCAGCTCGATCGTTTGCCCCTGCCCTGGTCAGCGGCATCTGGCAGCATCATTGGCTGTACTGGGTTGCCCCAATTTTAGGGGCACAACTGGCGGTCATTGTTTACCGCCACCTGTCTAACAATTTTCGAGATTTTCAATAA
- the arsC gene encoding arsenate reductase, glutathione/glutaredoxin type, translating to MFVCKKNSARSQMAEGFARHLGFGKIEMTSSGLEASQVRPEAIAAMKDVGIDISNQTSKALSNFNPEDFDIVISLCGCGVNLPPEWVTREVFEDWQLDDPAEQPEIFPRVRDEVRDRVVRLIESLEPVPAALASE from the coding sequence ATGTTTGTTTGCAAGAAGAACTCCGCCCGCTCTCAAATGGCAGAAGGATTTGCGAGACACCTGGGTTTCGGAAAGATTGAAATGACTAGCTCTGGACTGGAAGCAAGCCAGGTGCGACCAGAGGCAATCGCCGCGATGAAAGACGTGGGAATTGATATCTCAAACCAAACCTCTAAAGCTTTGAGCAACTTCAACCCTGAAGATTTTGATATCGTCATTTCCCTCTGCGGCTGTGGTGTGAATCTGCCGCCTGAATGGGTAACGCGAGAAGTCTTTGAGGATTGGCAACTCGATGACCCCGCAGAGCAACCCGAAATCTTCCCCAGAGTCCGGGATGAAGTGCGCGATCGGGTAGTTCGTTTAATTGAATCTCTTGAGCCTGTCCCGGCTGCGTTAGCTAGTGAGTAA
- a CDS encoding ArsI/CadI family heavy metal resistance metalloenzyme: MSRVQIALNVSNIDAAIDFYRKLLGAEPAKRRPGYANFAVAQPPLKLVLIENPDTAGTLNHLGVEVESTEEVAQANGRLQQIGLETEPEDKVTCCYAVQDKVWVHAPDGAPWEIYTVLADSPVRDAAPDAAPVKAASPCNCQC; encoded by the coding sequence ATGTCACGAGTTCAGATCGCGCTCAATGTCAGCAATATCGATGCTGCCATCGATTTCTATCGCAAGTTGCTGGGTGCAGAACCCGCAAAGCGTCGTCCTGGCTACGCCAACTTTGCGGTCGCTCAACCGCCGCTCAAGCTTGTCCTGATTGAGAATCCTGATACTGCTGGAACCCTGAACCATCTGGGTGTTGAGGTCGAATCTACTGAGGAAGTGGCTCAGGCAAACGGTCGCCTCCAGCAAATCGGGCTAGAAACTGAGCCTGAAGACAAGGTGACGTGCTGCTACGCTGTGCAGGACAAAGTGTGGGTGCATGCCCCGGACGGTGCGCCTTGGGAAATTTACACCGTTCTAGCGGATTCCCCGGTTCGTGATGCTGCACCTGACGCTGCCCCTGTGAAAGCTGCCTCGCCTTGCAATTGTCAGTGTTAA